The genomic segment GAAGGCTGGTCAGCTCGTCCTCCCGCGCGTGCATGACCAGGGTGGGGCAGGCGATGCGAGAGGCGCCGCGCTGCACCCATCGGCGCAGCCGGTCGACTTGCCGGATGCAAGCCAGTGGCACCCATCGGTAGTGGAAATTGTCGCCGCGCTCGAACTTGGCCTTGACGATGGCCCGCACGAGATCATTCTTGATGCCGTAGGGCTCGTCCTCCTCGACCTTGATCCGCGCAGGCAGGCCTGGAACCCGATAAACCGGATAGCGCAGCAGGCGATACCAGGGTGTCGACCAGCCGTCGATGTACACCGGCGCCGAGAGCGCCACCAACTGGCCCTTGCGGTGCTGGCGGCGTTCGCACAGGGCGAGCGCCAGCAGCGCTCCCATGCACATGCCGATCACGTGGAAGACTTCGTACCGGCCTGCCAGCTCATCGTAGGCATTCGTGACTGCGTCGAGCCAGTCCTCGGCGCGCACTGGAAGCAGTGACTCGGGCTGGCCGCCGTGGCCGGGCAGGGTGATGGCATGAGTCTCGACGTCCACGCGCCGCAAGGCCTTGTGCAGCGGGCCGAGGTCGAACTGGGTGCCACCCAGTCCGTGGATAAGCAAGGCTCCGGTGCCGGTGCCCGTCGACGCTGTCATGCCGCGATCCGACCTTCCGCTGGTACAGGTCTGATCACGCGCCATGCACCGGCGATGACGGCAACCGATTCGTCGCCATCGAGCAGGGGGCCGCTCATATCGACAAGCGTGGTCGTGGTGCCGGCTGGCAATTGCAGGCGGAACCGCAAGTCGCCGCGTGATTCGCCGTCGCTTTCTCGAAGCCAGCGGCGGCGCACCAGCGCACGGTCCTCGGGGTGCACCCGGGCAAGCACCTTGTCGAGATCGGAGAAGTCCGCTTCGGACACGCCCAGGGCGCGCTGAAGGTTGCCGCTCCAGCGGATCGTGCCGTGATGGGGATCCAGGCAATAGATCAACTGGGCGCTGGCGGCAAGCGCCAGTTCCACGTCGTTCTGCCGGGTGGCCGACTGCTCATGGAGCTGTTCGCGGCTTGTCTTGAGTGTGTTGATCAGCAGCGTCAGCAGGGCGGCCACTGCCAGGTAGAGTTGTGCTTCCAGCAGTGACCTGCCGCGATGCATGGCGGCTTCTACGAAGGGCCCATCGCCCTGACTGGTATTGATCAGGACGACGCAAGCGAGCAGGGCAACCAACGCAGATCCGGCGCGCGGGCCCCACAGCAGCGTCACGACCGTGACAAAGAACAGCGGAATATAGGTTAGCGCGAACGAAAGGCCACCTGGCAGAGGCGGCAGGCCGATCCCATCGAAGATGAGCAGCGCAGTGACCAGCAGTGCGCCACATGCGCCCAGGCCGAACAGGAAGTCGCTACGGCTCATGCCGCCGGAGCGTTTGGCCCGGAAGTGCGACCAGCCGGCCAGAACGGGCGTCATGATAAGCACCCCCACCAGGTCGGATGCGGCCCAGACCCGAGCAACCGGCCAGAACGCAGCGCCCGTCACGATCGTGTACCAGCCCGCACCAAAAGCGGCGCTTGCGACGCTGCACACCAGGCCGGCAATCAGCAGCGCGCGTACGAAGGCAAGGCCCTCAAGCGAAAACCGGGTCAGGCGTGTGAGCCGGACCAGCGCGACGGCAACCGCGGCAAAGCCGATTTCGTCGAGGGAGAACAACACCATGCGCCAGGCGTCGCGGCCTTCGACCGCGCCCAGCAGCATCTGTGCCGCGAAGAAGGCCATTCCGAGCGCCAGCCAGCGCCGCGCCGGTGCCAGCATGAAGGCCGCAACAGTCACGCCTGCCGGCAACCAGATATAACCCGTGGTGGCAAACGGGCCGTTGATCTTGTGGGAAACATAGCCGGAGCCAAAGTACAGCGCCGACCACAGGAGCAGGGCAGCGCCGCGCGCGATTGGGTTCACAATTGTGCTCCTTGCTGTGAGAGCGGCTTGCGAGGGGGGCCGGCCATCTGGCGTGAAAATGCCGTACTTTGCCAGATTGTGCGATTGGCGTCGATGCGTCGACCAGGCGGGCAGCCCAACGGACGCGGGGATGCGGAAACGCCTGCAACTGCCGTTTCCACAATTTCGCGACTCGCTGTCAACGGCGCGGACTTCGCAACGGTTAATGGAAACACATGCGGGCAAATGGCACCGCAACACCGTGCCGCACTGCAACGGGTACGGTCGCCCGCTTGCCTGCCTGTGTCGGCAATCCGCCTTGGGCAATGCCTGATTCGCGGCCTGTCGACAGTGCCGCGCAAGCGTATTTTCATCCCGTGGTTTTACCCGGATATGGGAGCAGCCAATGAAGACTCTGCTGTTATCGATGGCCGCAGCGGCCGCGCTGGGCATTTCGCTCGGCGCCCATGCGCAGGCGCCCGCTGGTGCGCCGACCGGTAGCACCGCCCTCTGCAAGGACGGGACCTACTATTCGGGCGCAACAAAGAAAGGGGCTTGCGCCGGACATAAGGGCATCAAGGATTGGTACGGCGCCGAGGTTGCCGCTTCGGCGCCCGCGGCCGCCGGCGCCGCGCCGAAGACTGCAACCTCTTCATCCGCCCCAGCCGCGGCGCCGGCGAAGCCCGCGGCGCCGCTGGCCCCGGCAGGCGAGAAGAAGACCGCCGTGGCGCCGGGCGGTGGGCCGGGCCAAGTGTGGGCAAACGCATCCACAAAGGTCTACCATTGCCCGTCTGACCGCTACTATGGCAAGACCAAGAGCGGCGAATACATGTCGGAGGCGGACGCGAAGGCCAAGGGTTACAAGCCGGATCACGGCAAGGCTTGCTCCTGAAGGCATTCGCTGCATGGGGCCTCCGGCCTCACTTTCGAATGACTCAGGGCAAGCCGACCGGCGCTACTGTCTCTCAATGCACCGCGATGAGAGGTGCGCTCGCGGGCCGGCACGTCTGTCACGGGGGCGGCCAACTTTCATGCAATGACAGCATCGCCCGGCGGCATTCGTCCGCTTGCCGCCATCGTCCCCGTTCGGATCAATCATCCGTGTACCTTCAGGAGGGCATGCCATGGATGTGCAGCAACTCGTCACCGAATTTCTTGCTTCCGAGCACGGAGGACAGGCCGCCCAGGCGTTGGCGGATCAGGGCATCAGTCCCGACGATGCCCGGCAGATGCTGGGCCATGCGGCAGAAGCCGCTCATGCTCACGTGGAAGAACAGAGTGGCGGCCTGTTGGGCGAGCATGCAGGCAAGAGTTTCTTTGCGGCTTTCGCTGCAGGCCTGATTCGTGGGGATGGGTTTTTCCAGTCGCTGAAGGAGGGCGGGGAGGGCATCCTGACCGGCCGGGTGGCGGAGTCACTGGCCGGAAAGATGGGTATTGACCCATCCACCGCATCTACCATGGCCGCCGCCGCGACTCCCTATCTCGTGGCATTTCTGAAAGAAAGGCTTGCCTGATACCGAAATCCGTCGCGGCCCGACAGCCTGATGGTTGAGGGCCGGGTCAGCCTCTCAACCAGGCCCGCGGCCAAGTTGCAGGATCAGCGCGTGCGCGGCTTGCTTGCCGCGGTGGGCCGCGTCAGCCGGTGCCAGTCTCAGCTTCGTTGCCGCTCTTCGTTGCCGATTTACGCCTGCTTATCGGTTTGTGGCGGCAACCGGTGCCCGGTAGCCATCAGTCAGCGTCTTCAGGAACGCGATCACGTCGCGCATCTCGGCCTCGGTCATCGGCGGCTTGTCTCCCGGCTTGCCGCCGAACGGTGCATCGATGTTGACGTTGCCGTGATACTGCGAAGGCAGATCGTCGAACTTCCGTACCTTGCCGTCCTTGTCACGCGAATACCATTTCTCTGGCTTGACGTCGCGTTCCGCGTAGAAGTAGAGCACCTCGTCGAGCGAATGGAAGATGCCGTTGTGGAAGAACGCCTGGCGCAACGCAACGTTGCGCAGTGACGGCGTGCGGAACCGGCCGCAGTAGTCGGCGCGGTCCTTGAGGTCGGTACGGTCGGGGCCGCAAAGACCCATGTCGTAGAACGCCGGATCGGCATTGCCCGCAAGCTTGCGGTTGCGCGGCGCGCCCACCGCAATGAATCCGAAGTCGGAGAACGCGGGGAGTGCGCCTTCGCGAATGTCGGACGGGTGGCACGCGGCGCAATTGCCCTTGTTCGGATCGTTGAACACGCGCAGGCCGCGCAACTCCTGCGCGGTCAAGTGTGCCTGCCCGCGCAGCACCGCATCGTATTTGCTGGTGTAGGGATAGAACTCGGCCGGCGTCTGCTGGAACACCTCGAGCGCCATGAGCACGGCGTTGAACGCCGTTTCCTCGTCGTCGAGCACATCCTTGCCTAGCACCGCGCGGAGCGTTTCGGCGTAAGGCCCGCCGCGGATCTTCTCCACGACAACGCGCGGCTCCGCATTGGCCATTTCATGGGCCGACAACAGCGGAACACGAGCCTGGTCGTGCGCGGAATTGGCACGCCCGTCCCAGTTGTGCCCACCGGTCGGCCCCTGGTCTTCGGCGTCATTGCCGTCGTTCTCGTGATAGTGATCGGTGTAGGCCGGCAGGTTCTGCACATAGCGGATCGACGGGGCCGCGCGCACACCGGTACGGGCCATATCAGCGCCGCCCAGCTGCACCGACAGGTTGTTGGCCGGGCCATACGCGTGCTCCGGGCTGTGGCAGCTCGCGCACGACTGCTTGCCGGAGGCCGACAGTGACGGGTCGGAAAACAGGGCCTTGCCCAGCGCGCTGAGCCTGGCGATATCGGGATGGCGCTCGGCCATCATCGCGTAGAACGGCTTTGGCTTCGCGGTTGCCGGCGCGCTGTCCGGTTTGCCACATCCCGGCATCAGGCTCACGAGCAGCACGATCAGCAGATTGCCGGCAACACGCAACCAGGTGAAGGGCGAGGGGCACGCAGCGTTCCACAATAGCGGTGGCAGGCTCATGACGATGGATGACGACGGGGTGACGACTGGATAGGCGCCAAAGGGTATGCCGCATTGATGACAGCCGCGTGTCGTTTCATCGAACCGACACCTCGGTATGGCGGCATGCAACGACGTGCATCATCAATCTGACATACGTGCGGCTCACACTCGCTCGCACTCGGAAGTGCCCGCGCTTCCTTGCAGCACCGTAGTACTCCCACATAAGAATGAGGAAAGCCATGAGCCGTTATCCCCGTCTGTGGCCGCTGGCCGCATTGGCCGCCGCATGCCTGTCCGCCTGTGGCGGCAACGATTCAACGCCCACCGCCACGACGTCGGGCGTTGTGACGGGCAGCTACTTCGAGCATGCCAAGGTCTGTATCGACACCAACAACAACGCCCAGTGCGACAGCGGCGAACCCTCGACCTTCACCGATGCCAAGGGCGCATTCACGGTGAACGGCCAGGGCTCTGTGGTCGCCGAAATCGATACGGACGCGTTCCGTAACGACGACGCCGGTGGCCACGCCGCCGTGACCCGCAAGCTGGTGTTCCGCGCCCCGGCCGGCTCCAACGCCGTGATCAGCGCCATTTCCACCGAACTGGCCGCGCTGATGGAAAGCAACGGCGGCAACCTGGACGCCGCACGCACCCAGTTGGCCGACCGCCTGGGCGTGGCGGCAGATAAACTGCTGGCAGACCACAACAAGGAAACGGACGCCAGGATCAAGGCCGCGCTGCAAGCTGAAATCGAGCAGGCCATCGACCTGATCGCAGATGCCGTGGCATCGGGCGGCAATATCGGCGCCGCGATCAAGGATGGGGTGATCAGGCGCCTGGCGTTGAACAACATCAAGAACGTGGTGGTGATCTACGCCGAAAACCGCGGCTTCGACAACCTCTACGGCTTGTTCCCGGGCGCCAACGGCATTCCCGGCGTCAACGCGACCGGCGTCGGCACCGCGGAGCCGCAGAAGGACTTCGACGGCTCCACGCTGTCCACGTTGCCGCCGACCTGGGGCGGCCTTACGGCCGCGGGCCAGTCCGTGACCCTCCCTGAAGCGAACACCGTGGGCTGGGCCAACAAGCCGTTCCGCATCGACGATCCGGCTGGCGTAAACGGTTCGGGCGTGGTCGTGGGCCAGAATGTGGTCACGCGCGACCTGGTACACCGCTTCTACAACAACCAGATGCAGATCAACGGCGGCAAGAACGACAAGTTTGCCGCGTTCTCGGACGCCGGCGGCCTGGTGATGGGCTACTACGACGGCAGCAGCATGGCCATGTGGCAGATGGCCAGGGATTATGTGCTGGCCGACAACTTCTTCATGGGCACCTTCGGTGGCTCGTTCCTGAACCACCAGTACCTGGTGTGCGCCTGCGCGCCGACCTACCCGAACGCCGACAAGTCGGTGGCATCGGGCTCGATCGCGGCAGTGAACGCCGACGGCAAGAGCCTGGCGCTGGCAGCGACCAGCCCGGCAAGCATCCTGACCGGCAAGGCGCAGTACGTGAATGACAGCACGCTGACGCCGAAGGACAGCGCCGGCATGTACTATGCCGTGAACACGATGCAGCCTGCGTACCAGCCGAGCGGCAATACGCCGGCCTCCACGGATACGTCCGGCCTGCTGGCGGATCCGGGCAAGGCGAGCACGCTGCCCGCGCAAACGCAGGACACGATCGCCACGCTGCTGGACCAGAAAGGCGTGAGCTGGGCGTGGTATGCCGGCGCGTGGAAAACTGTCACGGTTGACCGTACGAAGATCTACAACAACACCGTGCCCAACTTCCAGGCCCACCACCAGCCGTTCAACTACTATGCGGCATTCAGCCCGGTGGACCATGCCGACTATCGCGCGGCTCACCTGAAGGACTTCGACAGCCAGTTCTTCGCCGATGCAGATGCGGGCAAGCTGCCGGCCGTAGCGTTCTACAAGCCGCAGGGCAACCTGAACCAGCACCCCGGCTACGCCAGCGTGTCCGACGGCGATGCCCACATCGCCGACGTGATCAAGCATCTGCAGGCCAGCCCGCAGTACAAAAACATGCTGATCGTGGTGACATACGACGAGAACGGCGGCTTCTACGACCACGCGCCGGTTCCGGTGGCCGACCGCTGGGGCCCGGGCACGCGTATTCCGGCGATCATCGTCTCGCCGTTCGCCAAGCGGGGCTTCGTCGACCATACGCAGTACGACACCGCCTCGGTCCTGCGCTTCATCACGCACCGTTTCGCCCTGCCGACGCTGCCAGGCCTGAAGCTTCGTGATACGTCGCTGATCGCCAACGGCAAGCCGGTCATGGGCGACCTGACCAATGCGCTGACCTTTCCGGCTCAGTAAGGCACGCCGCCCCGGCGGGGCGGCCGCGCCAAAGCGGGCGTGACTGCTCCGCTTCCCGCCACCCAACGGACGGCCTCGCAAGGGGCCGCCGCTTTTGAGGAGGCGGCACCGCCTCAATGCCTCATTGTGAGACAAAACCCACTTGCTTTGAGACGTGACACCCCTGGCGCCTGCTCCATCCAACACGTTGCGGCAACCGTCAGTGCCGGTGGCTGACCCGGCGTGGCTTTGGCCGGGCAATGCCCCATGCGTCCAGCAAAGGTTGGAAACTGGGGCCGGATTCGCCGTCGCGCGCGGGAACACGGCGCGCAGGAGGCAATGGCCGGCCAGTCAGCGCGAGCAGGCGCTCTGCCTGCGCTATGTTCTCGGTGGCCGGCAGGTGTGCGACCACGCCCATTTGACGGGCAGATTTCAGTGCGCGGGTGAGTTCGGCGGCGGACAGCCTGCACGCGCTGGCGAGATGATCGCGTCGCACGGGGCCAGCATCCCGCAAGCAGGCGATCAGCGCGAGTACACAATCCCGGGTTGGTCGTTTCATGGTGGCTACTTCGGAAGAATTTGCCCCGCGGCCGAATCCTTCTTTGGCCACGCCGCATCGAACTACCCATTCTTCCGTAGCCCCAGCGCCTTGCCAATCGCAT from the Cupriavidus sp. WKF15 genome contains:
- a CDS encoding alpha/beta fold hydrolase, whose product is MTASTGTGTGALLIHGLGGTQFDLGPLHKALRRVDVETHAITLPGHGGQPESLLPVRAEDWLDAVTNAYDELAGRYEVFHVIGMCMGALLALALCERRQHRKGQLVALSAPVYIDGWSTPWYRLLRYPVYRVPGLPARIKVEEDEPYGIKNDLVRAIVKAKFERGDNFHYRWVPLACIRQVDRLRRWVQRGASRIACPTLVMHAREDELTSLRSADFLEATVPHVRKIVLENSYHMICVDNDREQVVSSVLEFLGFDPARARRQARKQVDVPMAHEAVASLVAEYLAALTTHRFEALFPLLAPTVQWRHLGTHPLAGTYDDRDAVIALFARMGEMAGPSLRVAAPAPPRIEGQTVAIPLMISYVADGHAVERQGTQMIQCSNGRILAVEYRPAPDTEDRDAVSVDQAPAGGD
- a CDS encoding MASE1 domain-containing protein translates to MNPIARGAALLLWSALYFGSGYVSHKINGPFATTGYIWLPAGVTVAAFMLAPARRWLALGMAFFAAQMLLGAVEGRDAWRMVLFSLDEIGFAAVAVALVRLTRLTRFSLEGLAFVRALLIAGLVCSVASAAFGAGWYTIVTGAAFWPVARVWAASDLVGVLIMTPVLAGWSHFRAKRSGGMSRSDFLFGLGACGALLVTALLIFDGIGLPPLPGGLSFALTYIPLFFVTVVTLLWGPRAGSALVALLACVVLINTSQGDGPFVEAAMHRGRSLLEAQLYLAVAALLTLLINTLKTSREQLHEQSATRQNDVELALAASAQLIYCLDPHHGTIRWSGNLQRALGVSEADFSDLDKVLARVHPEDRALVRRRWLRESDGESRGDLRFRLQLPAGTTTTLVDMSGPLLDGDESVAVIAGAWRVIRPVPAEGRIAA
- a CDS encoding DUF3761 domain-containing protein yields the protein MKTLLLSMAAAAALGISLGAHAQAPAGAPTGSTALCKDGTYYSGATKKGACAGHKGIKDWYGAEVAASAPAAAGAAPKTATSSSAPAAAPAKPAAPLAPAGEKKTAVAPGGGPGQVWANASTKVYHCPSDRYYGKTKSGEYMSEADAKAKGYKPDHGKACS
- a CDS encoding cytochrome c peroxidase, with product MSLPPLLWNAACPSPFTWLRVAGNLLIVLLVSLMPGCGKPDSAPATAKPKPFYAMMAERHPDIARLSALGKALFSDPSLSASGKQSCASCHSPEHAYGPANNLSVQLGGADMARTGVRAAPSIRYVQNLPAYTDHYHENDGNDAEDQGPTGGHNWDGRANSAHDQARVPLLSAHEMANAEPRVVVEKIRGGPYAETLRAVLGKDVLDDEETAFNAVLMALEVFQQTPAEFYPYTSKYDAVLRGQAHLTAQELRGLRVFNDPNKGNCAACHPSDIREGALPAFSDFGFIAVGAPRNRKLAGNADPAFYDMGLCGPDRTDLKDRADYCGRFRTPSLRNVALRQAFFHNGIFHSLDEVLYFYAERDVKPEKWYSRDKDGKVRKFDDLPSQYHGNVNIDAPFGGKPGDKPPMTEAEMRDVIAFLKTLTDGYRAPVAATNR
- the acpA gene encoding acid phosphatase — protein: MSRYPRLWPLAALAAACLSACGGNDSTPTATTSGVVTGSYFEHAKVCIDTNNNAQCDSGEPSTFTDAKGAFTVNGQGSVVAEIDTDAFRNDDAGGHAAVTRKLVFRAPAGSNAVISAISTELAALMESNGGNLDAARTQLADRLGVAADKLLADHNKETDARIKAALQAEIEQAIDLIADAVASGGNIGAAIKDGVIRRLALNNIKNVVVIYAENRGFDNLYGLFPGANGIPGVNATGVGTAEPQKDFDGSTLSTLPPTWGGLTAAGQSVTLPEANTVGWANKPFRIDDPAGVNGSGVVVGQNVVTRDLVHRFYNNQMQINGGKNDKFAAFSDAGGLVMGYYDGSSMAMWQMARDYVLADNFFMGTFGGSFLNHQYLVCACAPTYPNADKSVASGSIAAVNADGKSLALAATSPASILTGKAQYVNDSTLTPKDSAGMYYAVNTMQPAYQPSGNTPASTDTSGLLADPGKASTLPAQTQDTIATLLDQKGVSWAWYAGAWKTVTVDRTKIYNNTVPNFQAHHQPFNYYAAFSPVDHADYRAAHLKDFDSQFFADADAGKLPAVAFYKPQGNLNQHPGYASVSDGDAHIADVIKHLQASPQYKNMLIVVTYDENGGFYDHAPVPVADRWGPGTRIPAIIVSPFAKRGFVDHTQYDTASVLRFITHRFALPTLPGLKLRDTSLIANGKPVMGDLTNALTFPAQ